In Pirellula sp. SH-Sr6A, the DNA window TTTGTAGGTCAATACGCATGCCGCGATGAAGAACAACTCGACGGTAACGTACGCCACCTCATGGCAGGTAGAGTAGCGCTTTAACAACGCCAGTCGTTCATCACCTATTCGCAATACGCCGTAATACCCCAAACAAATCAAACTCCCGATCACGGTGCACGAGATCATAGGTGCTTGAAACATGGCCACGTTTTGACGTAATCGCTTGAACACGGGAGTCCCTGCCTTCGGGTAGAACGAATCGAAGGATTGCTGTTCCTTCGGAGCCGTCTGGGTCTTGTATCAATCGCCAAGGATCGAGGCAAGCCAAATGTCCGCACCGGGAATGCATGCAATCCCAACTAGCTGTGCGATCATCCGTCTGTTGCATCGGCAGGAGGGCGAAGGGAGGGTTAGCCGAAGCCTGGAAAGTTTGGCAATCTGTAGCGGTCGAATCAGTCGAATGATGCCTCTCCCCTCGATTTCGGTGAGTTGCTCGACTTTTCCATCAAGTCAGGAGCAGGGTAATGCTCGTGCGGCGACTGGTACCAGCCACTCGAATTCTCTATCATGGCAACGCAAAGGGGATAACCGAGATGGTAAACGACGAATCGATGAGCTCGGCGCAAGACCGAAAAGCCGTTTGGAAGCTGGGGGGGTACATTCTCGGGATCGCGTTGGTGAGCACGATTCTGTGCATGATGAATACCGGAATGGTGTTCGCCCTCGCCAAGGGATTGGAAACAAAGCTGCCGGAGTTTCCTGGCTCGAATCAGATCATGCAGTTCATGCTCGCAGTTGTTCCGGTGCTCCTGCTTTTTGCGGAATGGTACGCATGGGACATCCTGACTACCCGCCGATACCGCTAGAGCCTTAAAAAGATCTTGCGTTGGTACATCCATGCGACGATGCACCACAGAACGAGTAGGACCCACCCGCGTTCTAAGGCAGGTTTCCATACCTCCCCGAGAGAATGGAAAAACGAGGCGCCTAGGTGAATCGCTGTTTGCTTTCGGATAAATCCACTGCTCAATTGCCAAAGACAATAGAGCGTCAAGGGATTCATCCCAGCAACGACGAACACAAATGCCCAACGTCTCCATTTCGCAAGATCGATAACCAGGACGAAAAACGAGAGTGCAAGCGCGACCGCTCCAGAGCTGGTAAAAGCGAAGCTAGGGGTCCAAATCCGCTTGACCATCGGGCAGATTCCGAAGTAATCGAGCGCGACGCCCATGACGATGCCGACAACACCAAAGCATGCGATTGCACCTGCCGCACGGCCCACGTTCGCGGGAGGGAGCAACGCTCGACCGCACAGCATCCCGAACGCCATTGTTGCAATGGAAGGAACAAAGTTCAGCGTCTGATACCCACCGCTGCTGAATTCAAAAGGTTTCGCGCGCGGAAACAGGTTCAAAAACCAGCGATCAAACCAAGCTGCGATGTTGGCATTCTTTTCCCAATGCGATTCGAAGCCGGTGAGAAAATTCCAAGTCTCCGGAATACCGACCTTCTCCCATGCAAAATCAGGTGATGGAATTGGGAAGATCGCAAATGCCACCCAAGTCGCTCCGAGAATCCCGAGCGTCATTCCCCAGACCGCGCGATCCGGGGCGAATCCCAGCAGAAACAGGATGGGGTATCCAAGACCGATCTGGGTAAGGACATTCGTAAAGACCCATTCGGTTTGGGAACTCCAGGCCGACGTGAGAAAAATCGCAATCAACACGAGCAACAGCGATCGCCATAGAGCATGGCAAAGGAGCCGGGCAAATCGATCCCCACTCGCTCTCCTCTTCTGAAGAGACCACGGCAACGCAACGCCCACCATGAACATAAAGGCGGGCTGAATGAGATCCCACAGGGTGCAACCTCGCCACGTTGCGTGTTCTGTTTGTCGTCCGACCCATTGCATCCACGAGGATTGCGGAAACGAGGATGCCACGTTCGCCAGGCCCATTCCACCGGACGCCATCATCAGGACGACCATCCCTCGAAACGCATCGAGAGATTGGAGGCGGTGGGTTCTAACCTCAGGTTGGTGATTGGCTAAGCCTTTCGTAATGTCTTCGTTTCTCGCAATGTCGTCGTTTGGCATAGATTCAGTCCTAGTCCGCGAATGATACCACCGAGATTGCAAGGATTGTGCAGGGGAGGGACTCGAATTTGTTTCCAGTTTTCCGGAGGGATTCGGTAATCCACAGGGTTGAAGGTCGGGATGCGTGATATAAGAACGGAAAGCGTAAATCTCTACGCTAAGGCGCCGCCCTTACTCGAACCCTTCCCAAACTTCGAATGAAACGAACGATTGAAGAGCAGATTGGGGAAGAACTAGCGAATCAGAGGGGCGGAAGCCTTAGCATCTTGAACTTTAGCCGACCCTACTGTGACACGTCGGACTCCAAGGTTCAGCACACAGGCTCCGTCGCGGATTTTTTGATGGTTCCCAAAAATCAATCGGGAGCCTGGGTCATCGAAATCTCCCACCAAGAGTCCCCCAGCCAAGTTGCAGTACGATGGAACGACGAGACGCAGGAGTGGGAGAATTTGGGTTCCGTTCGCTATTCTTCTATCTGATGACGGAAATGGATTTCCTGGAGGGAGACACAGACTTTCTCTACATGAACACATTGTGATGGAACCCTACTGAGTCATTCCGATTATAATTCGGGTCTCCGTTTCATCATCTTCGTTCGTGATTGCGTGAGTTGCCCGACCCATGATACCGGTATCTACCGATGCACCCATCTATCATTACCCGATTGGAACCGTTGGATTAATCGCTGCGAATCTCGGGTGCTTCTTATTGTTCTGCAATCTACCTTCCATGGGTGCAATGGACTCTCCAGAGGCCTTCGAAGAGTCATTCTATTGGGTCGATAGGCTCGCGCTGGAATTCGGAGCGTTCCAACCTTGGCAATGGTTTACATGCAATTTCCTTCATGCTGACTGGATTCACTTGATCGGCAACATGATCTTCCTTTGGTCATTCGGCTTGATCGTCGAGGGGAAGATTGGTCTTGTCCGATTTCTGAGTCTCTATGCGATCGTCGGCACGGTTTTCGGGATGGTCGCGCAGTTGAGTTCGATTGTCTTTGCGTGGGAGGGAATTTCGTTGGGAGCATCCGGCGTCATCTTCGGGCTCTTGGCTTTTTGTATTGCATGGGCTCCTGCGAACGAATTCGAAGTCATTTGGCTGCTAGGGAGAGCGGGAGGGACCCTGGAGATTTCGATTCTGGTATTCGGCGCACTCTTCGTCGCGAAGGAAGCTCTCTTTTTTGGTCTCGGCGGCTTTCAAGTAAGTTCGGAGTTGTTCCACATCGTAGGATTCATCGTCGCTTTACCCTTCGCTCTCTGGATGGTAAGAGCGGGGCAAGTGGATTGCGAGGGATGGGATATCTTCTCCTATCTTTCCGGCGCCACAGGTGCGAATTCTAGGATTGCTAAGAATCGAGTCGCCATGGAAATGGCTCGCGAGCGTGCCGCCAGTGCTAAACAATCCAATTCCGATCGAATTGCTACCCAAAAGGCATTGCAAAATGGTTTGCCACCCGAGAAGCGGGCAGTTCAATTTCGTGACCAAGTTCGAGCTGCGATCGACTCGGGCTCCTATGAGCTCGCGGCGAAACTCCAGGAGAAGATAACCCTGTCCAATCCCGGAATCACTTGGAATCAAGAAGACCTGTATGCGACTATCCACGGGCTACTGAAGGAACGCAAGTACGAGGCTGTGGCGCCGCTAATGTCACTGCATATCGACTCGTTCGAGACACATCGAACGGCCATGCAGAAGCTGCTCATCAAGATGTGGCTCAAGGAGCAACGGCCTCGCCACGCTTTGCGTTTCATGCGAGGAATAGATCGAAGCCAATTAAGTTCTAAAGAATTGGATGAAATACGCCAGCTCGCGAACCACGCTCAGAAATTGATCGACGCCGGCGTGGTCGAATTTTCCAACTAGATACTTTCCAAATAATTGCGAGACTATGGTGCAGCTCCTTGTTCCGCATTGGACCGAGTGCCCTAGCCCATGCCTGCAGTCGAAGCAATTTCGACTGCAGGACTATCCGATGGCCGATCCCGCGGACGCCACCCGTAACTGGCCGCACCCATTCGCTAGTTGGAGGCTACTTTCTTTGCCGCTTGCCGAAGCGACGGATCCAAATCGAAGCGATCCAGGTGCATCACTTTGTTCCAAGCCGCAACGAAATCCTTCACGAATTTTTCTTTTCCGTCGCCGCTCGCATACACTTCCGAAATGGCCCTCAACTGGGAATTCGAACCGAAGACCAAATCGACACGCGTACCAGTCCACTTGACCTTGCCTGACTTTCGGTCTTTCCCTTCGAACACCTCTTCCGAATCGCCTGACTTCTTCCACTCGGTTTCTTGATCCAGCAGGTGGACGAAAAAGTCATTGGTCAAAGTCTCCGGCTTTTCGGTGAATACACCGAGCTTGGTATTCCCCGTGTTCGCTCCGAGCACTCGGAGCCCTCCGACCAAAGCTGTCATCTCGGGGGCAGACAACGTCAGCATATGAGCCCGATCCACCAAGTATTGCTCGGCAGGTCGCTTGTGCTTGGGGTGCTTGTAATTTCGGAAGCCATCGACGGTTGGCTCGAGGGGCTTGAAGGAGGCAGTATCGGTCAACTCCTGCGTGGTATCTGCGCGACCAGGCTCGAAGGGAACTTGGACAGGCGTTCCCGCTCTCTTGGCAGCTTCCTCCACTCCAGCACATCCTGCGAGGACAATCAAATCCGCCATGGATATCTTCTTTCCACCTCGCTGAGCTCCGTTGAATTCTTTCTGAATCTTTTCGAGAACAGTCAGAGTTGTCTTCAATTCGGCAGGCTCGTTGACTGCCCAGTCCTTTTGAGGTTGCAGACGAATACGACCACCGTTGGCTCCGCCCCGTTTGTCGGTCCCTCGGAAAGTGGATGCGGAAGCCCACGCAGTCGCGACCAACTGCGAGATGGGTAAACCGGACTTCACGATTTGAGACTTGAGCGATGCAATGTCTTGCTCGCCGACCAGTTCATGATCGACGGCGGGAATGGGATCTTGCCAAATTTGAGGTTCGGGAACTTCGGGTCCCAGGCATCGAGCGACGGGCCCCATATCGCGATGTGTCAGCTTGTACCAAGCTTTCGCGAAGGCCAACTCAAACTCCTTCGGGTTGTCATGAAACCGTTTCGAGATTTTCGCATAGATGGGATCCATGCGGAGTGCTAGGTCGGTCGTGAACATGATCGGTGCGTGCGACTTCTTCGGGTCATGCGCATCGGGAACCGTTCCCTTCCCCGCATCCCCTTTGGGTTTCCACTGCGCTGCGCCGGCGGGACTCTTGGTCAGTTCCCATTCGTATCCGAACAGGTTTTCGAAATATCCGTTGGACCATTCGGTAGGGGTAGTGGTCCACGCGCCCTCGAGACCACTGGTAATCGTGTCACCCGCGTTCCCTTTCCCCAGCTTGTTCTTCCAGCCGAGTCCCTGCTCCTCAATGGAAGCCCCTTCTGGCTCGGGGCCGACATTTCCCTCTGGCGACGCGGCACCGTGTGCCTTGCCAAACGTGTGACCTCCTGCGATGAGAGCGACCGTTTCTTCATCATTCATGGCCATGCGGGCAAATGTCTCTCGAATGTCGCGGGCTGCCGCGATTGGATCGGGCTTTCCATTAGGGCCTTCTGGATTGACGTAGATGAGTCCCATTTGCACCGCAGCCAAGGGATTCTCCAGGTCGCGATCTCCGGTGTAACGTTTGTCACCGAGCCATTCGCTTTCCGGGCCCCAGTAAATGTCTTCTTGGGGTTCCCACACGTCGGCTCGTCCACCTGCGAATCCGAAGGTTTTGAAGCCCATCGATTCCAGTGCGACGTTGCCGGTCAAGACCATAAGATCCGCCCAGGAGATCCGCTTCCCATATTTCTGCTTGATCGGCCAGAGCAACCTGCGTGCCTTGTCCAAGTTCGCGTTGTCAGGCCAACTATTGAGCGGAGCAAATCGCTGGGTTCCGTATCCTGCCCCGCCTCGGCCATCTTGAACGCGGTAGGTACCGGCGCTGTGCCAAGCCATTCGGATAAACAACGGTCCATAATGCCCGTAATCGGCGGGCCACCAATCCTGTGATTGCGTCATCAGTGCCGCGATATCCTTCTTCACCGCAGCGAGATCAAGCTTCTTAAACTCCTCGGCGTAATTAAAGCTTTCTCCCATGGGGTTCCCCATCGGGGAATTCTGATGCAAGATTTTTAGGTTGAGTTGATCGGGCCACCAATCACCATTGCTCATCGAACCGACGGTGCCTTCGATACCGGAATCGTCCTGCTGAACGGATTTCGCCAAGGCAGCAAAGGACTGGAATGCGCCGGTCACCGGGCACTTCCCACCGGCTGCGCCATGACCTGCTCCATGCCCCACACCGGGCCCTCCAACGTGCGGGGCCGCCGCCGCAGGTACCGGACTATCATGGGATTGAGCCAGGATTACCGTGCCGGATAAACTCGCCGAACCGATCGCCAGCGTTCCCCAGAGCAGGGATCGCAAGACGCTCAAACGGCGGCGACGCACTCGTGGAGTGGAGAGTTTCTTCCCACTTTTCATTCGTAAATTCGCGGTGAAGCTGCGCATGGAAATCCTCTATTTCTGAGTCGGATTGGAAGGAAAACATCACTGAGTCGATTGTAACGCGACAATGCACGATAGACCTGTTTCCTGCGAGAGTCCAATGACGAACGTGCATGCGACGGATTCGTTTTCCGAATGCCAGGACGACGGCAGGAAGCTGGTTATTGTTTCTTTTCGTCAACACCCTCGTCGTCTGGAGTTTCAACCTCCGTGGCCAGAATATTTTCTCCCCCCTCCGGTTTTCTCGCGTTACGGGCCTGCTCTTTGATCTCTTCCGCTTCGCTCACCAATCCCGCTTCCGCCTCCGTTGCGGCCTCTCGCCGTTCATCGTCGCTATTCGCAGTCGGTGCAACAATTGGTTTTGCGGACGCGGTGGACGAACCATCGTAGAGCATGGTGGCCGCTTTGGTTTCATGGGCAACGGCCGGTTGAGGATCCAGGATCCTAATGGGAATCTCACGCGGGAAGATCACTTCACGCGCGCCATCCGGAATCGAGACCCCCTCGTCTTGAATGGCCTGTTTAATCAACCGCAAGAGAGAAGAACGAACGCGAAGGCCGCTGTGCTTGGACGTATCGATCCACGCGTAGCAGCGAAGATTGACGGAGGACGTGCCGAACGTATCGGCCAAGACCATGGGCTCGGGATTGTCCAAGACCGCTTCGTGCTCCTGCAGTACCTTCAAGATGACTTGCTGGACATTGCTGATGGAATCGTCGTACCCAATGCCGATGTCGATCTGCAGCCGAACATTCGGATTGGACGTTAAATTGCGAATGATGCTCTTATAAACAATGGAGTTCGGAATCTGCAAATGATTGCCTTCCAATGTCATCATCAAGGTACCGCGCATGGTGACGCTCTGAACGAACCCCATATTCGCACCGACTTCGATGAGATCACCAAGTGAGAACGGGCGCTGCACGCTGATGAGGACACTGGCGAGAAAGTTCTCTGCAATGTCGCGAAATGCGATACCGATGATAAGCCCTATCAATCCGGTACCACCCAACAAGGTTGCTGCGATTTGAGTCAATCCCGATATGCGCAGTGAAACATACAATCCGATAACGAAGACCAGTAAAGTTATCCCCCTGGCAGCGACCTCAGCCAGCAGCGGACTCCTGAGCTTGGAGTCAAAGGTGAATCTCGCCAGACGGTGAGAGATTCCAGCTAACAACCATGTCAGCAGAATCAAGCCGAGAGCAAGGAGCATTAAGGGGACGGAACGGATAAGATTGCGTCCCAAATCCTCGGCTTCTCGCCATGCGGGCCGAAGGTCCCATAGCGGAGACGCTTGAACACTCATTCGATTGACGACTGCGACGACATCCTGGGTTTTCTGCGCGAGCTCCGAAGCCCAGTTTTTGTGCTCTTCGCGCCTCGCCATCCCAGCAAGAAACACGACTCCCTCGTCGACACGAACATCCGGCTCGGTGAACCATTCGGTGGCAGTGAGGATCCGAAGCAACCGTCGCTCGATCTGACGGTCCTCTGCAATCGGTTCCACTTCCACCTTGACCGGTGCAGCCAGCTTCTCCTCTCCCTTGTCTTCCGGCTTTGCCGGTGCCGATTCTTCCACTGCAGGCGGATCCTGCGCTGCGAGTCGCAAACTCCACCCCTCTCGATGCACCGCCAACCCAAAAAGCATAACAACA includes these proteins:
- a CDS encoding mechanosensitive ion channel domain-containing protein, which produces MRHHRGLVGNFCQALFVVMLFGLAVHREGWSLRLAAQDPPAVEESAPAKPEDKGEEKLAAPVKVEVEPIAEDRQIERRLLRILTATEWFTEPDVRVDEGVVFLAGMARREEHKNWASELAQKTQDVVAVVNRMSVQASPLWDLRPAWREAEDLGRNLIRSVPLMLLALGLILLTWLLAGISHRLARFTFDSKLRSPLLAEVAARGITLLVFVIGLYVSLRISGLTQIAATLLGGTGLIGLIIGIAFRDIAENFLASVLISVQRPFSLGDLIEVGANMGFVQSVTMRGTLMMTLEGNHLQIPNSIVYKSIIRNLTSNPNVRLQIDIGIGYDDSISNVQQVILKVLQEHEAVLDNPEPMVLADTFGTSSVNLRCYAWIDTSKHSGLRVRSSLLRLIKQAIQDEGVSIPDGAREVIFPREIPIRILDPQPAVAHETKAATMLYDGSSTASAKPIVAPTANSDDERREAATEAEAGLVSEAEEIKEQARNARKPEGGENILATEVETPDDEGVDEKKQ
- a CDS encoding rhomboid family intramembrane serine protease, which codes for MIPVSTDAPIYHYPIGTVGLIAANLGCFLLFCNLPSMGAMDSPEAFEESFYWVDRLALEFGAFQPWQWFTCNFLHADWIHLIGNMIFLWSFGLIVEGKIGLVRFLSLYAIVGTVFGMVAQLSSIVFAWEGISLGASGVIFGLLAFCIAWAPANEFEVIWLLGRAGGTLEISILVFGALFVAKEALFFGLGGFQVSSELFHIVGFIVALPFALWMVRAGQVDCEGWDIFSYLSGATGANSRIAKNRVAMEMARERAASAKQSNSDRIATQKALQNGLPPEKRAVQFRDQVRAAIDSGSYELAAKLQEKITLSNPGITWNQEDLYATIHGLLKERKYEAVAPLMSLHIDSFETHRTAMQKLLIKMWLKEQRPRHALRFMRGIDRSQLSSKELDEIRQLANHAQKLIDAGVVEFSN
- the katG gene encoding catalase/peroxidase HPI, translating into MRSFTANLRMKSGKKLSTPRVRRRRLSVLRSLLWGTLAIGSASLSGTVILAQSHDSPVPAAAAPHVGGPGVGHGAGHGAAGGKCPVTGAFQSFAALAKSVQQDDSGIEGTVGSMSNGDWWPDQLNLKILHQNSPMGNPMGESFNYAEEFKKLDLAAVKKDIAALMTQSQDWWPADYGHYGPLFIRMAWHSAGTYRVQDGRGGAGYGTQRFAPLNSWPDNANLDKARRLLWPIKQKYGKRISWADLMVLTGNVALESMGFKTFGFAGGRADVWEPQEDIYWGPESEWLGDKRYTGDRDLENPLAAVQMGLIYVNPEGPNGKPDPIAAARDIRETFARMAMNDEETVALIAGGHTFGKAHGAASPEGNVGPEPEGASIEEQGLGWKNKLGKGNAGDTITSGLEGAWTTTPTEWSNGYFENLFGYEWELTKSPAGAAQWKPKGDAGKGTVPDAHDPKKSHAPIMFTTDLALRMDPIYAKISKRFHDNPKEFELAFAKAWYKLTHRDMGPVARCLGPEVPEPQIWQDPIPAVDHELVGEQDIASLKSQIVKSGLPISQLVATAWASASTFRGTDKRGGANGGRIRLQPQKDWAVNEPAELKTTLTVLEKIQKEFNGAQRGGKKISMADLIVLAGCAGVEEAAKRAGTPVQVPFEPGRADTTQELTDTASFKPLEPTVDGFRNYKHPKHKRPAEQYLVDRAHMLTLSAPEMTALVGGLRVLGANTGNTKLGVFTEKPETLTNDFFVHLLDQETEWKKSGDSEEVFEGKDRKSGKVKWTGTRVDLVFGSNSQLRAISEVYASGDGKEKFVKDFVAAWNKVMHLDRFDLDPSLRQAAKKVASN
- a CDS encoding acyltransferase family protein; this encodes MPNDDIARNEDITKGLANHQPEVRTHRLQSLDAFRGMVVLMMASGGMGLANVASSFPQSSWMQWVGRQTEHATWRGCTLWDLIQPAFMFMVGVALPWSLQKRRASGDRFARLLCHALWRSLLLVLIAIFLTSAWSSQTEWVFTNVLTQIGLGYPILFLLGFAPDRAVWGMTLGILGATWVAFAIFPIPSPDFAWEKVGIPETWNFLTGFESHWEKNANIAAWFDRWFLNLFPRAKPFEFSSGGYQTLNFVPSIATMAFGMLCGRALLPPANVGRAAGAIACFGVVGIVMGVALDYFGICPMVKRIWTPSFAFTSSGAVALALSFFVLVIDLAKWRRWAFVFVVAGMNPLTLYCLWQLSSGFIRKQTAIHLGASFFHSLGEVWKPALERGWVLLVLWCIVAWMYQRKIFLRL